The Quercus robur chromosome 3, dhQueRobu3.1, whole genome shotgun sequence DNA segment TAGGCAAGATTATGAAAATAGAGAACCACTTTGATCTTGCCGTAGGCTTGTTCCATGTCCAATTTGAGTTCCATAAGAGCATTTCCAAtaatttctctaaatttttgcaTTGTTTAGAGAGTAAATAGTTACTTTTgtcttttacttattttttaaatatactttttgtagggacacgattctcaaacggtccaacaatgacgttgggctcgcgcgtgatggatccctcacaataaaatttgtagagagtgggcttgaaaggctagcgttgggtTACGGGGCGTTAGTATAGGCGTtagtagagagtgggcttgaaaggttTTAGTCTAGATATCCAAGCCctataactttataaattgagggattgggctcctcggatcatgtccgaggagcactaatgtttttctccggttacccgacggtgggttttCCGTGGTGGTGCGCATATATTGCctgggcattctcattcctgaaATTTTTCCCAGGAACTGAGATAAGGACCTCGTGTCCCTACACTTTTCAATGgacactttattttttatcttttttgttttttttttttgtttattattattcaattaaatatcatttcttcattcattgtttAATATTTATCTATTCTTCCTTTATTCATTcccaacaactatatttttctaatttccaactactatattttttaaatctttcaatagtaacattttcaaaattttcgaTCTTTTttgttaacaatctatttttaattttcacgCTTACATTATCTATTTGTTAGTCTTTATCAAATCAATGTTAGTTTTGTACAAGTcctataaaaattatatgtaatttaaaaatttatcaaatctcTTAATTTGAAATGAATTTATTCATTAATCTTTGCCtagttttatcttttaattattaatattcatTAACTTATCAATTACCCttactattttatttgaagaaaaatggaaaCCTATCTAATCTTAATTTAAGGGATTATTATTCATtaacttatcattaaaaaaagtcTACACGTTTTATTGGAGTATACAAATTGTTCCTTTTTGTTCTCCAAcctttcctttttgtttcacacacacacacgagaAATCACCACTCTACTCCGCATTGCCACCACACCTTCGAGGGAGACCTGCCTCACTCAAGTTAAGGACCTATGCGAAGGCTAGTGGAGATCGACCAAATcctgagagagagaagaggagcTTGATCAATGGAGATTGGCCAAGTTAGATTGGCTTTCAACATCCATTGCCACTCGTCCTCCTCACCAGTGCCAAGTGCATGCAGCTAGGATTGGGTTAAAtcggcattttttttttttttttttttttttttgtgttcttgATCTTTTTGTTCTAATTTTAGCTTTATTGTTCTAGTTAAATTggttttatgagaaaaagatTGTGTTGTGCTTTGATTGTGAGTTGCTGTTTAGAtacatttgagagagagaaatgagttcGGTTGAGAAGGGGGAAAAAGTGAACAAAGAGAAAGGAAGGAAAGagataatatttcttttattctgttgtagattattttaagagagaaaaacgTTTTGGAGTTACTATAGTGCTCACTTGGTCAAGAGAGCTACTATAacaactctaaaaattaaaaaaaaattaaaaaattggagAGGATGTTGAATCTGAGTTTTTGTGGGTTTGCTCTTCAAAAATGGGTTTAAGGAGCCTATTCGAGATGCTCTAAAGCTAGTCGTCCCTCTCCTTTTGCTCATTGAGTTAATAACCTCTTGTGCCATCACAGTACTATCTTGTATCAAATGCCCCAGAAAAAAACACCTTGTCAAGGGGAAATTACTGTGTATAGAATCTGTTTAAGTCTTGTAACTAGAATCTTTGAGATCATCTTATATAGACCACATTGCATAGGCTTATTGGGTGAAAGTTGTTACCAAAGATCAAGGCCGGCCCAAcaaaatttggggcctaaggcaaaaattttatatggggcatttttatatgtaaacattaattaaataaaattatataatactaattaaattaagactaatttgatgtaaatacagaaattgatgaataatactacttaaactaaggttaatttcatatagaataTTGAATATTATAGTTGAATCAAAAGGAACTTACTTTAACTTGGATATATGATTATGCATAGTTAAGTACAGttgtaatctaaattttaattttatatattctttttaagagaaagagatagatagatattatttggtgtgtggtTTAGTAGAAGATTAGTCATCATTGATGATTTATCACATTTGcagtattttatttgaaacatcttagggtttcaattgagttaaatttttattggtctcctattttaaaaaccttgttagaaatgaaaaagaaaaatactaaaaatactacaaaatgttcacaataaatgtgattatgattgtaattgatgaatttcaacaacttaatttatttgtctttgaattacttttttatgtgattggtgaTATGTCAATTAAatctatagtaaaatttgtggtaTCTTTAAcatcactcttaaaaaaaaagtaccaattatttaaaaaatgttatatttttataaaattttgggcctTTTACTAAGGAAGATGGGGcctttttttattagagaaattttttatttgttgtgggccttaggcctaggcctaagttgcctaggccttgagccggcaCTGCCCAAGATGCCCCTTTTAATCTCAGGAAGTAATGCAAGCAAAATGTGTTTCAAAGATTTTAACAGTTTTGCATTCTCAAAATAGAACTTGACACTGTCCCAATAGTATTTGAAGAAGACAGACatctgaaattaaaaaaaaaaaaatttgttagacCCAAGACTAAAGACAATATATTTTACATCTTGAGGAGCAGAGATACCCTTGAGTATCTCATTGTCTTCAAGAGTAATAACTGGGGCCAGCAACTCCAGAAGCAGTAATACTGCTGCAGTATGATGCATCTTTCTTAAGctatttacaaatttgtatACCAGTTACATATAACATCCCTTTCATTAAAAAAGTGGATCCTACAGAAGTGGGACTCACTGTCATATAAAAGAAAGGATATGGTTTGTTTCCAACCATTCTATGAAACACCACCCCCTTCTTAAATCTCAAGTGGGCTAAGGTGAGAGGCCACACCAATCAATCACCTAAACTAGTAATAAAAGACAATTTAGTCTTTGTCTGCCACTCAAGCCCAAATGCATGTCCAAAGATCAAGTGGgtgattaaagaaaaaaagtaaaacacaaTTATGCGTAAGTAAAAAGGAAACCCCAGGAGAGATATAGGGCAGGATATCCTCGAATTGATAGGCATAACCATAACCATAGCCATGTGCTTCTTACTTATCCACCGTATTTCTTTTTGGATGAAACTTATCCACCGCATTAGACAAAAGCAATATTTATTATACAATAACAATTTACATTTACACGATTCTTATTCTCATATCATATGTTGAATTATTAACTGGTCAATTACATTTCgcgattatttcacaaaatcaGAATAAACATATGAATTTcccttttaaaaaagaagaagataagtatATGAATTCCAGAAAAGTTTAATATTCTAAATTCCCCttattctgttttttcttttcctaaaccaatttctccaaaaacgattgaaatattattatgtataatgtaataggaaaatatatatatctaacgCGATTTGATTCAAATCGCACTTCCTTTTCTCATCATAAGATTGATGTTTATAAATTGAGTGTCAATGCTTTCATTGTTTTtaaggctttaaaaaaaaaaaaaaaaaaattttctaaactatttttggaaaattgatCCTTGCCATATTTATACACCCACTGCTCACCAAAGTCAGGGTGTGCCCTGCGGGAATTTTTTCAAGGCCAAAACCTGGGCTCGTATGTTGTTACTTGTGATGACCATAAAAACTTCAAAATCTCCTTACTCTAGTGGCAGCTACTATTTCTAAGGCACACAATGCTACATGACTTGGGTGAGTTGCAGAAAggatttcttcatttttctaacATGAGactttcattaagtttttctcataaaacaataaatgtcACATTGAAATAGACAAGaatattaacaaattttaacttGTAATCTGATATTTCATTTTGAGCCGTAGTCAAAATCTTATATTGAAAAATTCATATGATAATTGATAAGAAGCATGCAAATAAATCTCTTTCTCGAGCAAAAGATAACAAAGAATGACTTACATCTCACGTTTATTATTTATGCGATATGATTAGGCCTATAAATAAATCGATCTGTTTATGAACTGTTTGAGCTCAACTCAATAAAATACttgtttatgttcatttatttaataaacaagcaaaattcaaacttaaacataataatgtgttcATAAATAAACCCATGAGTATGAgacccaaatatatatatatatatatatatttaaattgacCTTTTGTTGATTTCTTCCAATCATGCCACATAAACatttaacaatatataattttcaggtcattatttaatatatatctaGTGTTAACAACAGTTAAAACTAATTTTAACtgtttttttagataaaacAACCCAAcactaaacaaattttaattaaattgggTTTGATCTTCTTTaaacaaattctaattaaataaagcaagtttttttctacaaattatctaattttactttttatttatcaatttttattaattaaacacatattatatgtataaatattttttatcaattttttttgtgcattgCACGAGTTACTGATTAGTGTacatgataaaagaaaaatgaattgtataataaaagaaaaatgaatgtgaAAGCAATTCGTGTAGACAGTTTGGAATTGAAATTGGAGACGACACGAATGGGTGAGCATGGATAACATGGTACATTTTGCTCCAAATTGAAATTGGAGCATTACCAGTAAACTAGTGTGTAACTTCGTGTATATGCACGagtacaattttaaaaaaaaatcacaattatacggttcaaattatacatggtattagcttacacattttttaaaacatacatttttaaaatatgtaatagtttctcattatatatatatatatatatatatatatatatatgatttagaatctaattagatttggactttttaatttttacactcaataattcacttagcacaaaaattaaaaattcaatagGACCCGTGGTGCAAAATTGAtaatctaattgaaatccaattagattttctttaagctgtagtaattaatatatactagtttataaccccatgcatatgtatggatacacttaaaaatacacaataagatgcataatataattcctatatatataatttaaatattattgatagtcatttttatattttgctaactctttaaaaaattttataaggatattattaagtataaaatgtaaattgttcatttaaaaaaaaaaaaacaaaattattatgaaacacctttttttttaatttttttttacgattcatttattctaaattctttagtttttgtacttaataactcacttggatgaatatttattatatggttttacattttattctaaaattaagaaataaaactttttaagagtgaattccagttagctcaactagtaaagtctctgatggttgtataagagatctggagtttaatccccgtctacaccaaatattgattggtatcttggtctgataataaagagttatcatcaggagcggacgtcataggttaaaactttctcaaaaaaaaaaaaaaaaaattatctaccactctttaacttatcaaaaaaataataatttaggacacatgattcaaaattggaactctaatttgaaattctaatttgagtttttctcagcttcacttattattatatatatatatatattacatctTCGAGAAATCATATATAAATGTTTCAAACAGGTGGTCTTGACTGAGATCCAAGAGAATTAAGTCTGTGTTATGTCCATGCATTTGATAGCTACCAAGTACAACCATCTCCTCTATCTCAAATAGTAATTTTCACATATATTTTAAACACAGAATATATTAGTAAATTCTACTCTTGCTATTtacaaaattggattttagctttatcatttctttttgttggtatgttaaaagttaaaacgttAAATTTGAAAGATATAACATGTATGCCTTAAAGGgggacaacaacaacaaaaccttaattccaaaattttggaattggCTATGGATTCTCAACAGATTATTTATGGTCGGCCAGATatatctttctttcattttcttccaaaaaaaaaaaaaaaaacagaccaCGTATATGGTTTGTATAAGAGTAAAGTCAGAACAAGATTGCTGAACTGCCactgaataaaaaataaggaaagaCAAATCTTTACCAATTTGACAAGGAACGCAGTTTTGCACAATGTTGAGTAACTGAGCATACGgctttcaaatatttatttccaTGTTGTCTATCAGCCTGACCTTCCCAAACCAGGCAGCAATGCAGAACACTACGGGGCTCTTGATTTCTTCCACTGCCTCCAAAGTCTCTTGGTCTACGATCTGATAGCAAGAGACATATGTAACTAAAACACATTCTAACCTAAACTTCTTAACATTCAGGGAAGTAAAGGCTAGATTTCTATTTACAATGTTAGTAGGCACCACTCTGATAAGAGATGGGTTCCAAATATTACTATTATCTTTGAGTATATTAAAGAAGCCCCATTCCTTTGATAGTTGAGTAAAACAGTTCAGCCAGTTTCTTGTTGGTAAACCATATATTCCTTTTAGTACAAAACAATCACTATAAGCAAGTGGctcacaataaaaaataaaaataaaaggcccccctccacccccccccccccccccccccccccaaaaaaaaaaaaaaaaaaaaaaacactcagaacaattaatttatataccTATATAGAGATGAAAAATATTCACTTCATAAATGTAACACTTTGGACAGAGAAACGAGCCTtggatgtcttttttttttttttgggcagtGACTGtatagaaagaaaacaaaaacatacaaaaaGCACAGGGAACTCTTGTGTTGGGAAAAAGACTACAACAGAACAAAGAGTCCCACCACCAACTCAAAGAGACAAAGCACAGGTGCATACCCAAAAGATACAAACAAACACATGCAGGCttcaaaggagaaaagaaacaaactaTAGAGGGAGAGAATGAGTAGGTTAGAACATCCACCAAGGATCAATTTAGTAGACTGCTAAATTCCCACCCCAATAATAAACAAGATCAACTTATCCTGGACCCTGCAGCCAGTTGGATCGCCCAAAAACCTTGAGTGTTTATTCTTACACAGTTATGAAAATTAAGCGCAAAAGGCCTCCTGGAGACTAGGCCCAAGTGCAAGCACGTGATTAATTGAAGTGAAGcgcacatttttaaaaatataatgtaataaattgaaaataatttttaatgttCAATACAAAAATCAAGTGAttaaataatcatataacttgaaatataacattttataaaattcatacaatattttatatcattctCTTAATCAAATTTTCACTCAATGAGTATTAATCAATATGCATCGTTCATTATATGTTCAACATCAACTACAAAAGTAACcaaacaattatcaaaaataaattaaagcatacattttttttcctaataatgaACTAGGAGTTTTGGGACATGATAGTTTTTGTACCATAAAATTGACTTGTATATACTAAATCAACAGTTTATTTCAATAGTATTAAGATAAGATGGCTACAATTCATAATTggttcatctaaaaaaaaaaaaaagtgcacttTGAGCTTTATTGAAAAAGCGCACTTCTTCAAATGTGCCTCGCTTTGGAGGTGAAAAGCACTTGGGTTTTGGCACTTTGAGCTTTGCGCTTAAAGCACGCTTTTGCCGACACTGCATCAAAAGAATTTACTTATACACATGACTACTACTCAATGtatcaagttttggaaaaaaaaaaaaatttatatgactTCAACTAAGAGGTTAGACCTTACTGTGGTGGCAAGTGCCTTCCACCCAAAGCAACATGTCATGGGTTTGAGTCCAAGAATCAACTTCtacagggaaaaaaaagggcaggggggggggggggggcgggtgGGGGTGGTTAAGGTACCATCACCTCTCCCAAGTCCTGACCTTTGTGCAGCGGGTACGACCTTTTTATATTGGTTCAACTACTGCTAGAATATTACCTATCCAataatttgaaaaggaaaatgctaTGCCACTATGTATCACTCAAAAGTTCTAATTTGtccaaaataaacataaattcaGGAGGATTTTTCATGCCTCACCTCAGCATAATCAATTCTTCCACCAGCTTCATTTATTTCTTGGATAATCATGTTTCTTAACTCTCCACTGTTTACTTGACCCTTTTCTGCAGCAAATTTAGCTCTTGACAATGACCTGTTTATAGACAATGCCTGCAGAATTCACAGAAGCAATTATACAATgatgtaaaaaatatatttgttagaGAAGTATAGgatagaaaaaaataacaataattaagaTACATTAGATAAGATGTATATATCAAAAGTCAAAatatctcaaataaaaaaaaaaaaaaagtaaaaaatatctGCAAAGGGAGGAGGAAAAAAACTGGTTTATGCAATCAATGCTGATGATCTTTTATTCACAAAATAACTAAAACTAAGCAGCATTTAAAACATTGTTTTCATGGTAGAGAAAAGTATCTATATGCAAAATTGGTAGTAAAGCTTCATGGGAATATTAAAGGAATAACCAACATTGAGAGAACCTTTTTCCTCTCTTCAGTTGATAGATGCACGTTGCGTGAACTCATTGCGAGGCCATCATTCTCACGCACTATATCAGAACCTATCACTTCTATGGAAAAATCAAGATCTCGAACCTGTAAGAATTCagtatgaaaataaattaaaaagcaGCACAGTCAGACCAGCAAGAAATTGCAAATGACATCAATTTGTTAATATCTTTCTACATATTAGTGGAACAACTAGGTTAGAAGATGAAACAAGACCAAATCAAGGTCTCTAGAATCAGTACAAACCCAAAACTCATTTGGTCAGGCTCAAAACTGAGCTAACACTAACATTTCCAACCAAAGAACAGAACCAGTTTGTTGAAAATTTCGTGTCcggtttggcaaaaattatttctgcaaacttattttactatttaactttttttttttgttactattcatggatttattgcattttttgatactatttatggatctcacgatactatttcaactaacttttagttttattttccataacaaaaaattttcagattcagcaaaataagcggatcccaaatCACAACAGAAATGTCATTCGTAATATCAAGCGAAGTGCTGCACAACAGAAAAGTCTAATGATAAAATCACAATACAATGAGAATAAAACTATTTCTTAGATTCaatgaataatttaataaaaagttgaTGAATGTGAAGCAGTGGAAGACTCTCTGTCTTCACAAAGACCATATGCAagatcaagattttttttttttttttgaaatgatatGCAAGATCAAGATAACACTTGAGTTGCGTGTATATGTCATAATGACTAAATGGGTTGCTTTATATAATCCTCTTCATTTTTCCGATTCCAAataaacatacaaaaaaaaaggggaatttGGGACACTCATAATGAAGATAAAAATACCATATTCCTCTCTTATTTATAGAATAGAAGAGAAGTTGAGCTCACCATCCGCTGAATAATCCGCCATTGTTGATAATCCTTCTTGCCAAACACAGCAACATCAGGTTCCACTATATTAAACAGCTTGGTGACAACAGTGGCAACTCCTCTAAAGAACACAGGTCTACTCTTCCCACACATACCCTTTTCCAACCTCTCAACTCTCACCCAAGTTTCATGCCCCAAACCTCTCTCCTCAACACAAGACACTGCCCCTTTCTTCTCTACCTCACCATCACCACCAACACTAGAGTTCCCATAGTCATACAGATTGTAGGGATGGAAAACAACATCAACACCACCAGGAACATCCATGAGCCTTTGGATATCACCATCAAAGTCAGATGGGTATGTGGAAAGGTCCTCAGTTGGAGAGAACTGACCTGGGTTCAAATAGATTGAGACCACTATGAGATTTGTGAGCTTGTGGGCTTCTTTAATCAATGATATGTGGCCCTCATGGAGATATCCCATGGTGGGTACCAAGCCTATGGTCTTGCCTTGGGATCTCATGGCCCTTGACCATTTTCTCATCTGATTCTTGTTTGTTATTATCTCTGGCTCTTTCTCATTCTTATGGCTGCTTTTCATTGGTATTTGGGAATTGTGGGTCTTTTCCATTAGAGCAGAACAATTCTAAGAAAAAGATGGGATTTGTCAATTGATAGTGAAGTTCCAAGGAAGCGTGTACGCTACTATGCTATGTTCTTGAAGACAGACATGGCTCTGTGAATTGGAAAAGGCAAATGTAAtgccaaaaatagaaaaaatgggTAGGCGGCGGATTGGTTGGAGTCGCATCCTTTGAGTTGACCAACGATTATTTgtctcatctatatatatatatataaaaccgaagcctctgctgacaccacaattttccacgtcagcacaatatttaaaaaataaaaaataaaaacaatatttatatatatatatatatatatatatatataaaaccgaagcctctgctgacaccacaattttccacgtcagcacaatatttaaaaaataaaaaataaaaacattataacacctcaaaaccctagcaaccttacccctctctcaagttaagaaataaaaccctagcaaccttacccctctctcaagttaagaaatataaagccatagtttttgcaaactctctctctccaaacgtaaatatcaaattcaacccctttaatttctctttatattttttaggcttctatagagttatagtgagttatgctgattttgttttttgtgtatgtgtgtatagatggtcataatactctgatattccaagagaagtttgtgttttcgttaattgaaggccttagagagataagtgctGCACTTTGGaaaagcaatacaaaagacgatttcattggcagcggaaagtaattactttgtctcatatttttgttttttgaattgattttgcgtgctttttagacccttttggatcaattttgttaatttggtgtttttttattttttatttttttttatagggtccaattgggaaaggttctttcaaagggcTACGACGACTGCACttggtgtctgtatactaatagtggggggtaagtactataaattactaacccttttaagtatattagttagaattatttttaaatgattgtaccaataaaagtgaatgtgtataaattttgtttaactatcccgtgcatcgcacgggttagcgactagtatatatatatatataaccgaagtcTCTACTGACATCACAATTTTCTAcgtcaataaaatatttaaaaaataaaaataaaaataaaaacattataaatcCTCAAAATCCtaacaaccttacccctctctcaagttaagaaatataaaaccacgGTTTttacaaactctctctctccaaacgtaaatatcaaattccacccctttaatttctctttatattttttaggcttctatagagttatagtgagttatgttaattttgttttttgtgtgtgtgtatagatggtcataatactctggtattccaagagaagtttgtgttttcgttaattgaaggtcTTAGAGAGATAAGTATTGCAATTTGGAACAGCAATACagaagacgatttcattggtagtggaaagtaattactttgtctcatatttttgttttttgaattgattttgtgtgctttttagacccttttggatcaattttgttaattgggtgtttttttttttttttttttttttttggttagggtccaattggggaaggttctttcaaagggttaaGACGACCGCACTTagtgtctgtatactaatagtggggggtaagtgctattaattactaacccttttaagtgtataatctgtttctaaaatttaagTGGATGGAGGGGTTTAAGTTTGCTCAAATTAACAGaatcttcacatgttcttgcaGTGGAAAGgctttgataattttattgagTTAATTCAAAGTCCTGATATATTAATAAGTTTGGATTATATAGTAACACAATCAAATTAAATTCGTTGCTACCCGTAGAATACTGTGTGAAGAAGTTGTTACAATACTCAAATTTTAACTTCatttttgttcaccattgaatactcatataatcaatttccaattcagtgttcaagaattaaaccaaaa contains these protein-coding regions:
- the LOC126718068 gene encoding pantoate--beta-alanine ligase isoform X2 codes for the protein MEKTHNSQIPMKSSHKNEKEPEIITNKNQMRKWSRAMRSQGKTIGLVPTMGYLHEGHISLIKEAHKLTNLIVVSIYLNPGQFSPTEDLSTYPSDFDGDIQRLMDVPGGVDVVFHPYNLYDYGNSSVGGDGEVEKKGAVSCVEERGLGHETWVRVERLEKGMCGKSRPVFFRGVATVVTKLFNIVEPDVAVFGKKDYQQWRIIQRMVRDLDFSIEVIGSDIVRENDGLAMSSRNVHLSTEERKKALSINRSLSRAKFAAEKGQVNSGELRNMIIQEINEAGGRIDYAEIVDQETLEAVEEIKSPVVFCIAAWFGKVRLIDNMEINI
- the LOC126718068 gene encoding pantoate--beta-alanine ligase isoform X1, with the translated sequence MEKTHNSQIPMKSSHKNEKEPEIITNKNQMRKWSRAMRSQGKTIGLVPTMGYLHEGHISLIKEAHKLTNLIVVSIYLNPGQFSPTEDLSTYPSDFDGDIQRLMDVPGGVDVVFHPYNLYDYGNSSVGGDGEVEKKGAVSCVEERGLGHETWVRVERLEKGMCGKSRPVFFRGVATVVTKLFNIVEPDVAVFGKKDYQQWRIIQRMVRDLDFSIEVIGSDIVRENDGLAMSSRNVHLSTEERKKALSINRSLSRAKFAAEKGQVNSGELRNMIIQEINEAGGRIDYAECRQKRALSAKLKVPKPKCFSPPKRGTFEEVRFFNKAQSALFFFFR